One segment of Campylobacter hominis ATCC BAA-381 DNA contains the following:
- a CDS encoding tetratricopeptide repeat protein, translated as MKKLFLILLFLINSLNAKPYIPYEHEKMLTENSIKIDEIFKSVDNLWKHANSYPPFFDTNSDKNRAKSDSQTLLNVFDFLREKFYKTFDENLKKQFDFSQAKLFVIAYNLDVGNFAPQADEIFEKLIINDKNSALLHRIYGEFLGNSARNEKAEFHLKKAVELGDKSAHFGLGVTYLIDNNKTAAKDEFETFLKFYPNNEEAKNIIDAINKGNVEFKKE; from the coding sequence ATGAAAAAATTGTTTTTGATACTGTTGTTTTTGATAAACTCACTTAACGCAAAGCCTTATATTCCGTATGAACACGAAAAAATGCTGACAGAAAACAGTATTAAAATCGATGAAATTTTTAAATCGGTTGATAATCTTTGGAAACACGCTAATTCTTATCCGCCGTTTTTTGATACAAACTCGGATAAAAACCGCGCAAAAAGCGATTCGCAAACACTGTTGAATGTATTTGACTTTTTGCGTGAAAAATTTTATAAAACGTTTGATGAAAATCTGAAAAAGCAGTTTGATTTTTCGCAAGCAAAACTTTTTGTGATAGCTTATAACCTTGATGTTGGAAATTTTGCGCCACAAGCAGACGAAATATTTGAAAAGTTGATTATAAATGATAAAAACAGCGCATTATTACATAGAATTTACGGCGAGTTTCTTGGAAATTCGGCTCGCAACGAAAAAGCTGAATTTCATCTTAAAAAAGCCGTTGAACTTGGCGATAAAAGTGCGCATTTCGGACTTGGCGTAACATATTTGATAGATAATAATAAAACAGCCGCAAAAGATGAATTTGAAACTTTTCTAAAATTTTATCCGAATAACGAAGAAGCGAAAAATATCATAGACGCCATAAATAAAGGAAATGTGGAATTTAAAAAAGAGTAA
- a CDS encoding polyprenyl synthetase family protein translates to MDKIDNLMHNFIAECGYEPAMQMFSQIKSGKKLRSKLLLKIAGESEISLKLCAIVELIHAASLLHDDVIDESDIRRGNPSINAVFGSKNAVMLGDIFYSKAFFELCSFNDFISKTISNAVFKLSIGELMDVKMSENFNKNRENYLTMIYYKTAGLIESVAKIGAFLANSDCEKFAEYGKNLGLAFQIIDDILDITQDSKKLGKPALNDFKDGKTTLPYIYLYEKLPLNEREILQSYFKKELNDEQSAWIKDKFQEFKIIEFCIDEAKNFGKKAVEAVEEFNNKELIKIAENMINREF, encoded by the coding sequence ATGGATAAAATCGATAATCTAATGCATAATTTTATCGCAGAGTGTGGATATGAACCAGCTATGCAGATGTTTTCTCAAATAAAATCAGGTAAAAAACTTCGCTCTAAACTTTTATTGAAAATCGCAGGCGAAAGTGAAATTTCACTTAAACTTTGCGCGATTGTGGAGCTGATTCATGCTGCAAGTTTGCTTCACGACGACGTTATCGACGAAAGCGACATAAGACGTGGAAATCCAAGTATAAATGCCGTTTTTGGCAGTAAAAATGCTGTAATGCTCGGCGATATTTTTTACAGTAAAGCTTTTTTTGAGCTCTGTTCGTTTAACGATTTTATATCCAAAACTATTTCAAACGCCGTTTTTAAGTTAAGTATCGGCGAGCTTATGGATGTAAAAATGAGCGAAAATTTTAATAAAAACCGCGAAAATTATCTTACGATGATTTATTATAAAACTGCCGGTTTAATAGAATCGGTTGCAAAAATCGGCGCTTTTTTGGCAAATTCGGATTGTGAAAAGTTTGCAGAATACGGCAAAAATTTAGGACTTGCTTTTCAAATAATTGATGATATTTTAGACATAACTCAAGATAGCAAAAAGCTTGGAAAACCGGCACTTAATGATTTTAAAGATGGTAAAACAACGCTTCCTTATATTTATCTTTACGAAAAACTTCCATTAAATGAACGCGAAATACTGCAAAGTTATTTTAAAAAAGAGCTAAACGACGAACAGAGCGCATGGATAAAAGATAAATTTCAAGAATTTAAAATAATTGAATTTTGTATAGATGAAGCTAAAAATTTCGGTAAAAAAGCGGTTGAGGCTGTTGAAGAATTTAATAACAAAGAACTTATAAAAATCGCTGAAAATATGATAAATAGGGAATTTTAA
- a CDS encoding DUF2018 family protein, which yields MEIFEGNPKDKFFDIIFHASKTLVENEIENLLMRAVALENLCEKAGIDETEIFNFIVENPDIMENALNDKYIELTGNILSNNE from the coding sequence GTGGAAATTTTTGAGGGAAATCCCAAAGATAAATTTTTTGATATAATCTTTCATGCAAGTAAAACATTAGTTGAAAATGAGATAGAAAACCTGCTTATGCGCGCTGTCGCACTTGAAAATTTATGTGAAAAGGCAGGAATTGACGAAACTGAAATTTTTAATTTTATCGTAGAAAATCCGGATATTATGGAAAATGCGCTGAACGATAAATATATCGAGCTTACCGGAAATATTTTAAGCAATAATGAGTAA
- the cysK gene encoding cysteine synthase A, producing the protein MKIAKDVTELIGNTPLVRINTFGDNATIVAKAEFTNPSSSVKDRIAWGIIKDAMNKGKINEKTLIVEPTSGNTGVGLAMICAKFGLNLTLTMPSSMSVERRNLISAYGAKIVLTKPEFGMQGAVDKANELAGQNANSFIPSQFSNPANPATHFATTGPEIWEQTEGKVDIFVASFGTGGTFSGIAKFLKSKNPNIKAIAVEPASSPLLSKGNAGAHKIQGIGANFIPENLDKSLIDEVIAVSNEDAFDASRNLARYEGLLVGISSGANVYASSVVAARKKNRGKMIVTILCDTGERYLSTELFK; encoded by the coding sequence ATGAAAATAGCAAAAGACGTAACCGAACTTATAGGAAATACGCCGCTTGTGCGCATAAACACATTTGGCGACAACGCTACAATCGTAGCCAAAGCTGAATTTACAAATCCAAGCTCATCCGTAAAAGATCGTATAGCGTGGGGAATAATAAAAGATGCGATGAATAAAGGAAAAATAAACGAAAAAACGCTTATAGTTGAGCCGACAAGCGGTAATACAGGTGTCGGACTTGCTATGATTTGCGCTAAATTCGGACTTAATCTAACTCTTACAATGCCAAGCTCAATGAGCGTGGAAAGAAGAAATTTAATATCCGCTTATGGCGCTAAAATTGTGCTTACGAAGCCGGAATTCGGTATGCAAGGAGCCGTAGATAAAGCAAATGAACTTGCAGGTCAAAACGCCAATTCTTTTATTCCAAGTCAATTCAGTAATCCTGCAAATCCTGCAACGCATTTCGCAACAACAGGACCTGAAATTTGGGAACAAACAGAAGGCAAAGTTGATATTTTTGTCGCTTCGTTCGGCACTGGTGGCACTTTTAGCGGAATCGCCAAGTTTTTAAAAAGCAAAAATCCGAATATAAAAGCTATAGCAGTTGAACCCGCAAGTTCACCGCTTCTTAGCAAAGGAAATGCAGGCGCGCATAAGATTCAAGGTATAGGCGCGAATTTCATTCCTGAAAATTTGGATAAAAGTCTGATTGATGAGGTAATTGCCGTAAGCAATGAAGACGCTTTTGATGCGTCAAGAAATTTAGCTCGATATGAAGGACTTCTGGTTGGAATTTCAAGCGGAGCAAATGTGTATGCAAGCTCTGTCGTAGCCGCTCGCAAAAAAAACAGAGGCAAGATGATAGTTACTATTTTATGCGATACCGGAGAGAGATATCTTTCAACGGAACTTTTTAAATAA
- a CDS encoding RrF2 family transcriptional regulator, whose translation MTFLTKRGVYAAIIMLEISKGDKTAPVSIKSIADTLGKSKNYLEQAINALRKAGLIKALRGPNGGYFLLKKPNEITFGDIFNATEGELVMTNLDIKNENLKRFFDDLNNKIKKTLEIPLSDYEKFVQTKEKFLNFVI comes from the coding sequence ATGACATTTCTTACAAAGCGCGGCGTTTATGCGGCAATAATAATGCTTGAAATCTCAAAAGGCGATAAAACCGCGCCTGTAAGCATAAAAAGCATAGCAGATACGCTAGGAAAAAGTAAAAACTATTTGGAACAGGCTATAAACGCTTTACGAAAAGCAGGTTTAATTAAAGCTTTACGCGGACCGAACGGTGGATATTTTCTGCTTAAAAAACCGAATGAAATCACATTCGGCGATATTTTTAACGCTACCGAAGGCGAACTTGTAATGACAAATTTGGATATCAAAAACGAAAATTTAAAGCGATTTTTTGACGATTTAAATAATAAAATCAAAAAAACTCTTGAAATTCCGCTTAGTGATTATGAAAAATTTGTCCAAACAAAAGAAAAATTTTTAAATTTTGTAATATAA
- a CDS encoding O-acetylhomoserine aminocarboxypropyltransferase/cysteine synthase family protein — protein sequence MKQETLATHYGYNQKSGFGAMAVPIYQTTAYDFGTGEIAADRFALRNIGQIYTRLTNPTTDVFEARISALEDGAAAIATSSGQAASFAAIANLVKAGENVILSNKVYGGTSTLFVHSLKRFGIETRIFDPEKADDLESQIDDKTRAIFFETLSNPQISVANTPKIAKIANKYGIVSIADNTCATPILYTPFKDGVDVVIHSASKYISGQGLSIAGVVVSSKTLNKKLVKNPRYEHFNEPDLSYHGLVYAALADKFDIFTLRLRLGVLRDFGMTLSPFNAFQLIQGLETLSIRVQKHSSNALKIAEFLQNHPKVKSVNYPGLRSSPNYDFVSKNFKNGLANGLLSFEVENYEFAKKVLNSTKIFAVVVNIGDSKSIITHPASTTHSQLSKQELKDSGISEGLIRLSVGLEDAEDLINDLSEALK from the coding sequence ATGAAACAGGAAACTCTTGCAACTCATTATGGTTACAATCAAAAAAGCGGTTTTGGAGCAATGGCAGTTCCTATTTATCAAACTACAGCTTATGATTTCGGAACCGGTGAAATCGCCGCGGATCGTTTTGCATTGCGCAATATCGGACAAATTTATACACGTCTTACAAATCCGACAACAGATGTTTTTGAAGCCAGAATTTCAGCTCTTGAAGACGGAGCAGCTGCAATTGCGACTTCAAGCGGACAAGCAGCAAGTTTTGCAGCAATTGCAAATTTGGTAAAAGCGGGCGAAAATGTAATTTTATCAAACAAAGTATATGGCGGTACAAGCACGCTTTTCGTGCATTCTTTGAAACGTTTCGGTATAGAAACCAGAATTTTTGATCCGGAAAAAGCTGACGATCTTGAATCTCAAATAGATGATAAAACTCGCGCGATATTTTTTGAAACTCTTTCAAATCCGCAAATTTCAGTGGCAAATACGCCAAAAATTGCAAAAATTGCAAATAAATACGGCATTGTCTCGATTGCAGATAATACTTGCGCGACACCGATTTTATATACACCTTTTAAGGACGGTGTGGACGTTGTAATTCACAGTGCAAGTAAATATATAAGCGGTCAAGGATTAAGCATCGCCGGTGTTGTTGTTTCAAGTAAAACTCTAAACAAAAAACTTGTTAAAAATCCGCGCTACGAACATTTTAATGAACCTGATTTAAGTTATCACGGCCTTGTTTATGCTGCTTTGGCAGATAAATTCGACATTTTTACACTTAGACTTAGACTTGGAGTTTTAAGAGATTTCGGTATGACACTTTCTCCGTTTAACGCATTTCAGCTTATTCAAGGGCTTGAAACCCTAAGCATAAGAGTTCAAAAACATTCATCAAATGCATTGAAAATTGCAGAATTTTTGCAAAATCATCCGAAAGTAAAAAGCGTAAATTATCCGGGACTTAGAAGTTCGCCAAATTACGATTTTGTAAGCAAAAATTTCAAAAACGGACTTGCAAACGGACTTTTAAGCTTTGAAGTGGAAAATTATGAATTTGCAAAAAAAGTCTTAAACAGCACAAAAATTTTCGCCGTTGTTGTAAATATCGGTGACAGCAAATCAATCATAACTCATCCTGCAAGCACAACGCACTCTCAACTTTCAAAACAGGAGCTTAAAGACAGCGGAATAAGCGAAGGTTTGATTAGGCTTAGTGTAGGACTTGAAGATGCTGAAGATCTTATAAATGACCTTTCCGAGGCGCTTAAATGA
- a CDS encoding HAD family hydrolase, with the protein MKVIIFDMDGTLINSAKAIYCTINALRRNIGLKENLKEDFIIKTINDPKKDMIFEFYGVRNVTKEQKYEFEREFIKNYKLHAKLYDGLFEILQKCRDEGYFIAVASNAPEISLREILEINGVSEFFDLIVGVDKNMPPKPDPAMLFKVLEISGAKLNEAIFLGDSKKDEIAAIKAKMPYIQATWGFGQKSEISQNAKTPGDAWKIIQKM; encoded by the coding sequence ATGAAAGTTATTATTTTTGATATGGATGGAACGCTTATAAATAGCGCAAAAGCGATATATTGTACGATAAATGCTTTAAGACGGAATATTGGTTTAAAAGAAAATCTAAAAGAAGATTTCATAATAAAAACTATAAATGATCCGAAAAAAGATATGATTTTTGAATTTTACGGCGTGAGAAATGTTACAAAAGAGCAAAAGTATGAATTTGAGCGTGAATTTATAAAAAACTATAAACTTCACGCGAAGCTTTACGACGGACTTTTTGAAATTTTACAAAAATGCCGCGACGAAGGATATTTTATAGCAGTTGCAAGTAATGCGCCTGAAATCAGTTTGCGTGAAATTTTGGAAATTAACGGTGTTTCGGAATTTTTTGATTTAATAGTAGGCGTTGATAAAAATATGCCGCCAAAGCCCGATCCTGCGATGCTTTTTAAGGTTTTGGAAATTTCAGGTGCCAAACTTAACGAAGCGATTTTTTTAGGCGACAGCAAAAAAGATGAAATAGCCGCTATAAAAGCTAAAATGCCTTATATTCAAGCAACTTGGGGTTTCGGACAAAAAAGTGAAATTTCACAAAATGCAAAAACTCCTGGCGATGCGTGGAAAATAATACAAAAAATGTAA